Proteins from a single region of Arctopsyche grandis isolate Sample6627 chromosome 1, ASM5162203v2, whole genome shotgun sequence:
- the LOC143920472 gene encoding uncharacterized protein LOC143920472, whose amino-acid sequence MVSHCQSVQNGRSGHMYEVEINGEESLLVRCRTCLGLGLVGAVPLWEGAPPPAERLSTVAKVKTRPRDRGPQLLCARCLTDLDTACRFRERAEYADRWLHKILEEKSPTSPSSSHSPPPSPIHPLSSPSPSFKSNFIDDFKLESQELNLQQVAESFAVAPLEPLKPEQNDDKVTDDLDSITIKIHRKKGRKSKISKRKRDKDKSKIKNDLECIHCPKTFLNAKSLKSHMKSHSKTREYTCDICGKQFKYRDNLKAHSMTHTGEKPFGCDLCEKNFSKKDNLAIHRKRHFKERNFNCEQCKSAYYTSYELKTHMRVHTGEKPYACTMCGKRFTAKSNLLIHQHTHTGEKPHICTVCGKHYASKNILAIHYRLHTGEKPYVCSVCGKRFAANKLAVHLRTHTGEKPHICSLCGMQFSTSNVLGIHMRRHTGEKPYECKICGQIYGHTQSLNKHMRKQHKISTSNPQVDIPQSNEERKTKLDEVFLQTEMDVVDVGSHQTIYGHHTADSSNQIELSTADLNDTDLSKEIL is encoded by the exons ATGGTGTCTCACTGTCAAAGTGTCCAAAACGGTCGTTCTGGACACATGTATGAAGTGGAAATAAATGGCGAGGAGTCGTTGCTGGTGCGATGCCGCACGTGTCTGGGACTCGGACTGGTGGGAGCGGTACCCCTTTGGGAGGGCGCTCCGCCCCCCGCCGAGCGTCTGTCCACAGTAGCCAAAGTGAAAACTCGTCCCCGAGACCGCGGCCCACAGCTGCTGTGCGCGCGCTGCCTCACCGATTTGGATACGGCGTGTCGCTTCAGGGAAAGGGCCGAATACGCCGACAGATGGTTGCACAAGATTCTCGAGGAAAAGTCACCAACTTCACCTTCCTCCTCACACTCTCCTCCACCCTCTCCAATACACCCTCTATCGTCTCCGAGCCCCTCATTCAAATCCAACTTCATCGATGATTTCAAACTTGAATCACAGGAATTGAATCTTCAGCAAGTTGCGGAATCATTCGCCGTTGCGCCATTAGAACCGTTGAAACCGGAACAGAATGACGATAAAGTAACCGATGATCTCGATTCGATTACTATAAAAATTCATAGAAAGAAGGGGAGAAAATCGAAAATATCAAAACGAAAACGTGATAAGgataaatctaaaattaaaaatgatctaGAGTGTATACATTGTCCAAAGACTTTTTTGAATGCAAAATCGCTCAAGAGCCACATGAAGAGCCACTCGAAGACCAGGGAATACACTTGCGACATATGCGgaaaacaattcaaatacaGAGACAATTTAaag GCTCACAGTATGACACATACTGGTGAAAAACCATTTGGATGCGACCTCTGCGAGAAGAACTTTTCAAAAAAGGACAATTTGGCCATACACAGAAAGCGACATTTCAAAGAAAGAAACTTCAATTGTGAACAATGCAAATCCGCTTATTATACCAGCTACGAATTAAAGACACATATGCGAGTTCATACTGGCGAAAAACCGTACGCTTGTACAATGTGTGGTAAACGATTCACGGCAAAAAGCAACCTTCTCATTCATCAGCACACTCACACAg GAGAGAAACCTCATATATGTACCGTTTGTGGAAAACACTACGCTTCAAAAAATATCCTCGCCATCCATTATCGTCTTCACACTGGAGAAAAACCATATGTTTGTTCAGTTTGCGGTAAACGTTTTGCTGCCAATAAACTAGCTGTCCATCTGCGTACACACACTGGTGAAAAACCTCACATATGTTCGCTTTGTG GTATGCAATTTTCTACATCAAACGTTCTTGGGATTCATATGCGACGACACACTGGTGAAAAACCATATGAATGCAAAATTTGTGGACAAATATATGGACATACGCAGTCACTTAATAAGCACATGCGGAaacaacataaaatttcaaccaGTAATCCTCag GTTGATATCCCGCAGTCAAACGAGGAACGAAAGACTAAATTGGATGAAGTTTTTCTTCAAACAGAGATGGATGTCGTTGATGTGGGTTCTCATCAAACAATTTATGGGCATCACACTGCTGATTCTTCT aatcaAATAGAACTTTCGACTGCCGATTTGAATGACACTGATTTATCCAAAGAGATCTTGTAG
- the Sap30 gene encoding SIN3-associated polypeptide 30, which yields MNNGFSTGEEDSRGPTEATCCLVCNGDRCRRPAGNASYSKRIQSTAAQRRLRLHIDPAARHIYICDQHKAMIQSARTKQRRRKDSEDDSNEADTDVPDVDLFQLQVNTLRRYKRYYKVSTRPGLNKAQLADTIQKHFKSIPVNEKEIVTYFIYMVKTNGNKLDQKNGLNSDTI from the exons ATGAACAACGGCTTCAGCACCGGCGAGGAGGACTCTCGCGGCCCCA CGGAGGCCACCTGCTGCCTGGTTTGCAACGGAGACCGGTGTCGACGTCCGGCCGGCAACGCCTCTTACAGCAAACGCATCCAGAGCACTGCAGCTCAGAGACGGCTGAGACTCCACATCGATCCGGCG GCTaggcatatatacatttgtgaTCAACACAAAGCCATGATTCAAAGCGCTCGGACTAAACAGAGGCGTCGAAAGGACTCCGAAGATGACAGCAACGAAGCCGATACTGACGTACCAGACGTAGATCTCTTCCAGTTGCAAGTAAATACGTTACGTAGATATAAAAGATACTACAAAGTATCGACGCGTCCTGGACTGAATAAAGCACAATTGGCCGAt ACAATACAAAAACACTTCAAATCGATTCCAGTGAACGAGAAAGAAATTGTgacgtattttatatacatggtGAAAACCAATGGCAATAAATTAGATCAAAAAAATGGACTGAATTCTGATACAATTTAA